The Saccharopolyspora gloriosae genome window below encodes:
- a CDS encoding CHAT domain-containing protein: protein MNDDAGRPDELADGRARSTGEQQGAEAGASWFTGTGGQAVPTQAAADPGPTSPQARQSPEQRYADAIKAMNEIISTLDFARLPWVTEVFRATAGVLDDRDPARAGVLNNLGSASQLMYLSSRQPGDLEDAVTYYRDASSQADQGDPDLVLYRCNLALALTELATSSGSVGHAEESVRAARTATEQTPRRDPRRIMTLVRLANALKTHARLAEDPRSDDQSIDAFREAARAASRGGGAEAAELRINLGAALLRRYQRTGSPQDLDEGITHLRRGADGLADGEPRRNALCHLASALRLRFEQAGDLADLEAGISELVGVLGVLTAGHPLLGRALVLLAESTTEHVDSTGEPGPLRRTLRAYSASARGMAPDDPEQPFALAGYGALLRRHFLHGAESDALDTAVAAGEASVESSQNGKVLHSLALSLLTRYESSADEADLDRAEQVCQQAAAAAETAQHLAWAQLGVISAHRFRRTTRTGELETAVEWFDRALEAMAADAPERAAVATHLGRALQSLHQRTGRRRFYRWARRVLGEAAAQTSAPADHRLRAASLNGRLAAGAQRWSEAVESFTSAVELLPLVTRAKRAVASPAMQQRWALIAADAAACAVENGEPERAVELLEHGRVALLSDFLPAGGELGGLHRDHPELADEAVRLRRLLDRPPGEPALTDPDEGVALRARLVDAWEDLLREVRSDPAHAGHLRLQPFAELAGNGAEGSVVLVNLSRYRSDALILFAGRVMTVPLPGAGPDSAAEQARAALAATDQRDQRALLEALDWLWHNITRPVLDRMGYVQQPAEGQRWPRMWWYVLGALSFLPLHAAASKDGASALDRVVSSYAPSLSTLNDTRRRPVPDGGRALVAADSLEPGARELPRENQILARYWPDAEVLSPRSTSAVEVQQLLPDTAWVHVCEPSAQYPGQPAAGLVLDREPPQRGLGVVELGQLGLHQVEFGYLGRCSTFVDAPSAAAVPLASALGFAGFAHVIGTLWEVDEDCAVDVHSEVYEAVFGSEEFDTGRAAHALHDAARRLRADFPEAPSRWSAHLHVGP from the coding sequence ATGAATGACGATGCGGGTCGGCCGGACGAGCTCGCCGACGGTCGGGCGCGTTCGACCGGGGAGCAGCAGGGCGCCGAGGCTGGAGCGTCGTGGTTCACCGGGACGGGCGGGCAGGCCGTGCCGACGCAGGCAGCCGCTGATCCGGGGCCGACATCGCCCCAGGCCCGGCAAAGTCCGGAGCAGCGCTACGCCGACGCCATCAAGGCGATGAACGAGATCATCTCCACGCTCGACTTCGCGCGGCTGCCCTGGGTCACCGAGGTGTTCCGCGCCACCGCGGGAGTGCTCGACGATCGCGATCCGGCGCGCGCCGGGGTGCTGAACAACCTGGGCAGCGCGTCCCAGCTGATGTACCTGAGCAGCAGACAGCCGGGAGACCTGGAAGACGCGGTCACGTACTACCGGGATGCGTCCTCGCAGGCCGACCAGGGCGACCCGGACCTGGTGCTCTACCGGTGCAACCTCGCGCTGGCGCTGACCGAGCTGGCCACGTCGAGCGGTTCCGTCGGGCACGCCGAGGAATCGGTGCGGGCGGCCCGCACCGCCACCGAGCAGACCCCGCGCCGGGACCCGCGCCGGATCATGACCTTGGTCCGGTTGGCGAACGCGCTGAAGACCCACGCCCGGCTCGCCGAGGACCCGCGATCGGACGACCAGTCGATCGACGCGTTCCGGGAGGCGGCACGCGCGGCGTCCCGCGGGGGCGGGGCGGAAGCCGCGGAGCTGCGGATCAACCTCGGTGCGGCGCTGCTGCGCCGCTACCAGCGCACCGGGTCCCCGCAGGACCTGGACGAAGGCATCACGCACCTCCGTCGCGGCGCCGACGGGTTGGCCGACGGCGAGCCGCGGCGCAACGCGCTGTGCCACCTGGCGAGCGCGTTGCGGTTGCGCTTCGAGCAGGCCGGGGACCTGGCCGACCTGGAAGCGGGGATCAGCGAGCTGGTCGGCGTGCTGGGCGTGCTGACCGCCGGACATCCGCTGCTCGGGCGTGCCCTGGTGCTGCTCGCCGAGTCCACCACCGAGCACGTGGACAGCACCGGTGAGCCGGGGCCGTTGCGCCGCACGCTGCGCGCCTATTCGGCGAGCGCGCGCGGGATGGCGCCCGACGATCCGGAGCAGCCGTTCGCGCTGGCCGGGTACGGAGCCTTGCTGCGCAGGCATTTCCTGCACGGCGCAGAGTCGGACGCGCTGGACACCGCGGTCGCCGCCGGCGAAGCGTCGGTGGAGTCGTCGCAGAACGGCAAGGTGCTGCACTCGCTGGCGCTGAGCCTGCTCACCCGCTACGAGAGCAGCGCCGACGAAGCCGACCTGGACCGCGCCGAGCAGGTGTGCCAGCAGGCGGCCGCGGCTGCCGAGACGGCGCAGCACCTGGCGTGGGCACAGCTGGGAGTGATCTCGGCGCACCGGTTCCGCCGCACCACGCGCACCGGCGAGCTGGAGACCGCGGTCGAATGGTTCGACCGGGCGCTGGAGGCGATGGCCGCGGACGCCCCGGAGCGGGCCGCGGTCGCCACGCACTTGGGCCGGGCGCTGCAGTCCCTGCACCAGCGCACCGGACGTCGCCGGTTCTACCGCTGGGCGCGGCGGGTGCTCGGAGAGGCCGCGGCGCAGACTTCGGCTCCGGCCGACCACCGGCTGCGGGCGGCGAGCTTGAACGGTCGGCTCGCCGCGGGCGCGCAGCGGTGGTCGGAGGCGGTGGAGTCGTTCACCTCGGCCGTCGAACTGCTGCCGCTGGTCACCCGGGCGAAGCGAGCCGTGGCCTCCCCCGCGATGCAGCAGCGCTGGGCCTTGATCGCCGCGGACGCCGCCGCGTGCGCGGTGGAGAACGGCGAGCCGGAACGCGCCGTGGAACTGCTGGAGCACGGCCGCGTCGCGCTGCTGTCGGACTTCCTGCCCGCGGGCGGTGAGCTGGGCGGTCTGCACCGCGATCACCCGGAGCTGGCCGATGAAGCGGTCCGGTTGCGCCGGCTGCTCGATCGGCCGCCGGGTGAGCCCGCGCTGACCGATCCGGACGAGGGCGTCGCGCTGCGCGCACGGCTGGTCGACGCGTGGGAGGACCTGCTCCGCGAGGTGCGCTCCGATCCGGCGCACGCCGGGCACCTGCGATTACAGCCGTTCGCCGAGCTGGCGGGCAACGGTGCCGAAGGCTCCGTGGTGCTGGTCAACCTGAGCCGGTACCGCTCCGATGCGTTGATCTTGTTCGCCGGCCGGGTGATGACGGTGCCGCTGCCGGGAGCGGGCCCGGATTCGGCGGCCGAGCAGGCGCGGGCGGCCCTGGCGGCGACGGACCAGCGCGATCAGCGCGCGCTGCTGGAGGCGCTCGACTGGTTGTGGCACAACATCACCCGCCCGGTCCTGGACCGGATGGGCTACGTGCAGCAACCGGCGGAGGGGCAGCGCTGGCCGCGCATGTGGTGGTACGTGCTGGGGGCGTTGAGCTTCCTGCCGCTGCACGCGGCGGCTTCGAAGGACGGGGCGAGCGCCCTGGACCGGGTCGTGTCCTCGTACGCGCCGTCGCTGAGCACCTTGAACGACACCAGGCGCCGCCCGGTGCCGGACGGCGGCCGGGCGCTGGTGGCCGCCGACTCGCTGGAGCCGGGGGCGCGGGAGTTGCCGCGGGAGAACCAGATCCTCGCCCGGTACTGGCCGGACGCCGAGGTGCTGTCCCCGCGTTCGACGTCGGCGGTGGAGGTCCAGCAGCTGCTGCCCGACACGGCGTGGGTGCACGTGTGCGAACCGAGCGCGCAGTACCCGGGCCAGCCCGCGGCGGGGCTCGTGCTGGATCGGGAGCCACCGCAGCGGGGGCTGGGCGTGGTGGAACTGGGGCAGTTGGGGCTGCACCAGGTCGAGTTCGGCTACCTGGGGCGCTGCTCGACGTTCGTGGACGCCCCGTCGGCCGCGGCGGTGCCGCTGGCCTCCGCGTTGGGTTTCGCGGGATTCGCGCACGTCATCGGCACCCTGTGGGAGGTCGACGAGGACTGCGCCGTGGACGTGCACTCCGAGGTCTACGAAGCCGTGTTCGGTTCCGAGGAGTTCGACACCGGCCGAGCGGCGCACGCCCTGCACGACGCCGCCCGCCGCTTGCGCGCGGACTTCCCCGAGGCACCGTCCCGCTGGTCAGCCCACTTGCACGTAGGCCCCTGA
- the rpoB gene encoding DNA-directed RNA polymerase subunit beta, producing MAVSRATKVSAASNYTSGIAGAPRRVSFANIREPLEVPDLLDLQVQSFEWLVGNEAWFQRRVDAGEDSPVGGLEEVLSEISPIEDFSGSMSLSFTDPRFDEVKASVDECKDKDMTYAAPLFVTAEFTNHTTGEIKSQTVFMGDFPVMTNKGTFIINGTERVVVSQLVRSPGVYFDSSVDKTTDKDVYSVKIIPSRGAWLEFDVDKRDTVGVRIDRKRRQPVTVLLKALGWSAEAIRERFGFSETLMATLEKDHTAGQDEALLDIYRKLRPGEPPTKESAQTLLENLFFKEKRYDLARVGRYKVNKKLGLELPFDSGVLTEDDIVTTIEYLVRLHAGETSMGEGDLEVPVEVDDIDHFGNRRLRTVGELIQNQVRVGLSRMERVVRERMTTQDVEAITPQTLINIRPVVAAIREFFGTSQLSQFMDQTNPIAGLTHKRRLSALGPGGLSRERAGMEVRDVHPSHYGRMCPIETPEGPNIGLIGSLATFARVNPFGFIETPYRKVVDGRVTDQIDYLTADEEDRYVKAQANAPIDEDGTFLDERVLGRRKGGEVELLAPTEIDYMDVSPRQMVSAATAMIPFLEHDDANRALMGANMQRQAVPLLRSESPLVGTGMELRAAVDAGDVVTADKAGVIEELCADYVTVMADDGTRHTYRLQKFNRSNHGTCTNQKPIVNEGDRVEVGQVIADGPCTQNGEMALGKNLRVAIMPWEGHNYEDAIILSQRLVQDDVLTSIHIEEHEVDARDTKLGAEEITRDIPNVSEDVLADLDERGIIRIGAEVQGGDILVGKVTPKGETELTPEERLLRAIFGEKAREVRDTSLKVPHGETGKVIGVRVFNRDEDDELPPGVNELVRVYVAQKRKIQDGDKLAGRHGNKGVIGKILPIEDMPFTEDGAPVDIILNTHGVPRRMNIGQVLETHLGWIASQGWSIDGDPDWAKRLPSDLYEVEAGTNTASPVFDGAREEEITGLLGSTLPNRDGERMVKANGKAQLFDGRSGEPYPYPVALGYMYILKLSHLVDDKIHARSTGPYSMITQQPLGGKAQFGGQRFGEMECWAMQAYGAAYTLQELLTIKSDDVIGRVKVYEAIVKGENIPDPGIPESFKVLLKELQSLCLNVEVLSTDGAAIEMRDGDDEDLERAAANLGINLSRNESPSVDDVVQ from the coding sequence TTGGCAGTCTCCCGCGCGACCAAGGTCTCTGCAGCTTCCAACTACACGTCGGGGATCGCTGGGGCACCCAGGCGGGTCTCGTTCGCGAACATCCGCGAACCGTTGGAAGTACCTGATCTGCTCGATCTGCAGGTCCAGTCCTTCGAATGGCTTGTCGGCAATGAGGCCTGGTTCCAGCGCCGGGTCGACGCCGGCGAAGATAGCCCAGTCGGTGGCCTGGAAGAAGTCCTCAGCGAGATCTCCCCGATCGAGGACTTCTCCGGATCGATGTCCCTGTCCTTCACTGATCCGCGCTTCGACGAGGTCAAGGCCTCGGTTGACGAGTGCAAGGACAAGGACATGACCTACGCGGCCCCGCTGTTCGTCACGGCGGAGTTCACCAACCACACCACTGGCGAGATCAAGAGCCAGACGGTGTTCATGGGTGACTTCCCGGTCATGACCAACAAGGGCACCTTCATCATCAACGGCACCGAGCGCGTCGTGGTGTCCCAGCTCGTGCGCTCGCCCGGCGTCTACTTCGACAGCTCGGTCGACAAGACGACCGACAAGGACGTCTACAGCGTCAAGATCATCCCCAGCCGCGGTGCGTGGCTGGAGTTCGACGTCGACAAGCGCGACACCGTGGGTGTCCGCATCGACCGCAAGCGCCGCCAGCCGGTCACCGTGCTGCTCAAGGCGCTGGGCTGGAGCGCCGAGGCGATCCGCGAGCGGTTCGGCTTCTCCGAGACGCTGATGGCGACCCTGGAGAAGGACCACACCGCCGGTCAGGACGAGGCGCTGCTGGACATCTACCGCAAGCTGCGTCCGGGTGAGCCCCCGACCAAGGAGAGCGCGCAGACCCTCCTGGAGAACCTGTTCTTCAAGGAGAAGCGCTACGACCTGGCCCGCGTCGGCCGCTACAAGGTCAACAAGAAACTGGGCCTGGAGCTGCCGTTCGACTCCGGCGTCCTCACCGAGGACGACATCGTCACGACGATCGAGTACCTCGTCCGGCTGCACGCCGGCGAGACCTCGATGGGCGAGGGCGACCTGGAGGTCCCGGTCGAGGTCGACGACATCGACCACTTCGGCAACCGTCGCCTGCGCACCGTCGGCGAGCTGATCCAGAACCAGGTTCGGGTCGGCCTGTCCCGCATGGAGCGCGTCGTCCGCGAGCGGATGACCACGCAGGACGTCGAAGCGATCACGCCGCAGACGCTGATCAACATCCGCCCGGTGGTGGCGGCGATCCGCGAGTTCTTCGGTACCTCGCAGCTCTCCCAGTTCATGGACCAGACCAACCCGATCGCGGGCCTGACGCACAAGCGTCGTCTCTCCGCGCTCGGACCGGGCGGTCTCTCCCGGGAGCGCGCCGGCATGGAGGTCCGCGACGTCCACCCGTCGCACTACGGCCGGATGTGTCCGATCGAGACGCCGGAAGGCCCGAACATCGGTCTGATCGGCTCGCTGGCCACCTTCGCCAGGGTCAACCCGTTCGGCTTCATCGAGACGCCGTACCGCAAGGTCGTCGACGGCCGGGTCACCGACCAGATCGACTACCTGACCGCGGACGAGGAAGACCGCTACGTCAAGGCGCAGGCGAACGCGCCGATCGACGAGGACGGCACCTTCCTCGACGAGCGCGTCCTGGGTCGCCGTAAGGGCGGCGAGGTCGAGCTGCTGGCTCCGACCGAGATCGACTACATGGACGTCTCGCCGCGGCAGATGGTCTCCGCCGCGACCGCGATGATCCCGTTCCTCGAGCACGACGACGCGAACCGCGCCCTGATGGGTGCGAACATGCAGCGTCAGGCGGTGCCGCTGCTGCGCAGCGAGTCGCCGCTGGTCGGCACCGGCATGGAGCTCCGCGCCGCCGTCGACGCCGGGGACGTGGTGACCGCCGACAAGGCGGGCGTCATCGAAGAGCTCTGCGCCGACTACGTGACGGTGATGGCCGACGACGGCACCCGGCACACCTACCGGCTGCAGAAGTTCAACCGCTCGAACCACGGCACCTGCACCAACCAGAAGCCGATCGTGAACGAAGGCGATCGCGTCGAGGTCGGTCAGGTCATCGCGGACGGGCCGTGCACCCAGAACGGCGAGATGGCGCTGGGCAAGAACCTGCGCGTGGCCATCATGCCGTGGGAGGGGCACAACTACGAAGACGCGATCATCCTGTCCCAGCGCCTGGTGCAGGACGACGTGCTCACCTCGATCCACATCGAGGAGCACGAGGTCGACGCTCGCGACACCAAGCTGGGCGCCGAGGAGATCACCCGGGACATCCCGAACGTCTCCGAGGACGTGCTGGCCGACCTCGACGAGCGCGGCATCATCCGGATCGGCGCCGAGGTGCAGGGCGGCGACATCCTCGTCGGCAAGGTCACGCCCAAGGGCGAGACCGAGCTGACCCCGGAGGAGCGGCTGCTGCGCGCGATCTTCGGCGAGAAGGCGCGCGAAGTGCGCGACACCTCGCTGAAGGTGCCGCACGGCGAGACCGGCAAGGTCATCGGCGTGCGCGTGTTCAACCGCGACGAGGACGACGAGCTGCCCCCGGGCGTCAACGAGCTCGTGCGGGTCTACGTGGCGCAGAAGCGCAAGATCCAGGACGGCGACAAGCTCGCCGGCCGGCACGGCAACAAGGGCGTCATCGGCAAGATCCTGCCGATCGAGGACATGCCGTTCACCGAGGACGGCGCCCCGGTCGACATCATCCTGAACACCCACGGTGTTCCGCGACGGATGAACATCGGCCAGGTGCTGGAGACCCACCTCGGGTGGATCGCCTCGCAGGGCTGGTCCATCGACGGGGACCCGGACTGGGCGAAGCGGCTGCCGTCGGACCTCTACGAGGTCGAGGCCGGCACCAACACCGCCAGCCCCGTCTTCGACGGTGCCCGTGAGGAAGAGATCACCGGCCTGCTCGGCTCGACCCTGCCGAACCGCGATGGTGAGCGCATGGTCAAGGCGAACGGCAAGGCGCAGCTGTTCGACGGGCGCAGCGGTGAGCCGTACCCGTACCCGGTGGCCCTCGGCTACATGTACATCCTGAAGCTGTCGCACCTGGTGGACGACAAGATCCACGCCCGGTCGACCGGCCCGTACTCGATGATCACCCAGCAGCCGCTGGGCGGTAAGGCGCAGTTCGGTGGCCAGCGCTTCGGTGAGATGGAGTGCTGGGCCATGCAGGCCTACGGCGCCGCGTACACCTTGCAGGAACTGCTGACGATCAAGTCCGACGACGTCATCGGTCGCGTGAAGGTCTACGAGGCGATCGTCAAGGGCGAGAACATCCCCGACCCTGGTATTCCGGAGTCGTTCAAGGTGCTCCTCAAGGAGCTGCAGTCGCTGTGCCTGAACGTCGAGGTCCTCTCGACCGACGGTGCCGCCATCGAGATGCGCGACGGGGACGACGAGGACTTGGAGCGTGCCGCGGCGAACCTCGGCATCAACCTGTCCCGCAACGAGTCGCCTTCGGTGGACGACGTCGTTCAGTGA